The stretch of DNA CCACCTTCCAGGACGCCGAAAAGGTGCTCGCCGAGCAGATGGCGGTCATTCCCCTCTGGTACCAGAACGGCAGCGCCGGTTACTCGGACAGGATCTCCGACGTGGCCCTGAACCAGTTCAGCGTCCCGGTCTACAACGAGATCAAGGTCAGCTGAAGCCAGGGAGCGGTCATCCGACGCGGTGATGCGCGCCGGATGACCGCTCCCGTTACTTCCGGAGCCCTTCATGGGACGTTATGTGATCCGGCGTCTGCTGCAGATGATCCCGGTCTTCTTCGGCGCCACGCTGCTGATCTTCCTGATGGTGAACGTGATGGGCGACCCCGTCGCGGGCCTCTGCGGGGACCGAAAGTGCGACCCCGCGACGGCCGCCCAGCTGAAGAAGGAGTTCGGCCTCGATAAGCCCGTGTGGCAGCAGTACGCGACCTACATGGGCAATGTCTTCACCGGCGACTTCGGCACCGCGTTCAACGGGCAGAAGGTCACCGAACTGATGTCGACCGCCTTCCCGCTCACGATCCGCCTGACGCTCGTCGCGATCGTCTTCGAGATCGTCATCGGCATCTCGCTGGGTGTGGTGACCGGACTGCGGCGCGGGCGGCCCGTCGACACCGTCGTCCTGCTCCTGACGCTCGTCGTCATCGCCATCCCCACCTTCGTCACCGGCCTGCTGCTCCAGCTCCTCCTCGGCGTCGAATGGGGCGTGATGAAGCCCTCCGTCTCGTCGGAGGCGCCCGTCAACGAACTCATCGTGCCGGGGCTCGTGCTCGCCTCGGTCTCCCTGGCGTACGTCACCCGGCTCACCCGGACCTCCATCGCGGAGAACCGCCGCGCCGACTACGTCCGTACGGCCATCGCGAAGGGGCTGCCCAGACGCCGCGTCATCACCCGGCACCTGCTGCGCAATTCGCTCATCCCGGTGGTCACCTTCATCGGCACGGACATCGGCGCGCTGATGGGCGGCGCGATCGTCACCGAGCGGATCTTCAACATCCACGGCGTCGGCTTCCAGCTCTACCAGGGGATTCTCCGCCAGAGCACCCAGACCGTCGTCGGCTTCGTGACCGTCCTCGTCCTGGTCTTCCTGGTGGCCAACCTGATCGTCGACCTGTTGTACGCCGTACTCGACCCGAGGATCCGTTATGCCTGAACCCCGAGAGCCAGACGGAGCCATCGCCCCGACCGGCGCGGGCGGCGCGATGGACCTCGCGGCGACCGAGGGCTCGACGCTGGAGAAGGCCACCGGGGGCCCCGGCGGTACCGGTCCGTCGGCCCCCGCCCGCAGCCTGTGGTCCGACGCATGGCGCGAGCTGCGGCGCAACCCGGTCTTCATCATCTCGGGCCTCATCATTGTCTTCCTCGTCTTCATCTCCCTCTGGCCGTCCGCGATCGCCTCCGGCAACCCGCTCGACTGCGACCTCGCCAACGCCCAGAAGAGCTCCACGGCCGGCCACCCCTTCGGCTTCGACGGCCAGGGCTGCGACGTCTACACGCGGACCGTGTACGGGGCCCGCGCATCGGTCACCGTCGGCGT from Streptomyces sp. BA2 encodes:
- a CDS encoding ABC transporter permease; its protein translation is MGRYVIRRLLQMIPVFFGATLLIFLMVNVMGDPVAGLCGDRKCDPATAAQLKKEFGLDKPVWQQYATYMGNVFTGDFGTAFNGQKVTELMSTAFPLTIRLTLVAIVFEIVIGISLGVVTGLRRGRPVDTVVLLLTLVVIAIPTFVTGLLLQLLLGVEWGVMKPSVSSEAPVNELIVPGLVLASVSLAYVTRLTRTSIAENRRADYVRTAIAKGLPRRRVITRHLLRNSLIPVVTFIGTDIGALMGGAIVTERIFNIHGVGFQLYQGILRQSTQTVVGFVTVLVLVFLVANLIVDLLYAVLDPRIRYA